From the Elaeis guineensis isolate ETL-2024a chromosome 16, EG11, whole genome shotgun sequence genome, the window TTTTAGATGCCTTCTTCCAAGGAAAAAAGGGACCGTTAGGAGTTTTGGTTTGCAAAGAGGGTCAATCTGTGAGAATTCCTTTATTCATTTTCTTTCGGGCAACTTTTCGATGTAATCTTTTAGTTAAATATTtggttcttttttgttttttatacGAATATTTGGTAGGTAAAATCAAGCCCGTTATTTCAGTGGTCAGTGAAGCAAGCTATGGTGTTTGCCTTATGAAAAAAATCTCTTGCACCATAATAGATCCAATTTTTGCACTTCCTTATAATATTCCTAAATTGTCCCACACATTTCATGACCCTTCTTACTTTTATTACATTGTCATATTATAGGTTTTCTTACCTCAAATTTCGTATGGCTATAGCCTAGTGACGTGACATGTTAGCCTCATAAAGTGTATAGTTGTAGCATAACTAAGCATGTAGGATAAGTTGGTAGTTTGCTACAAAGAAGATGGCTATGTCTCCATCTCTTTAGAGTTGGATTTGCCATCTAATGATCGAGATTCTATTTTATTACTTTTTATACATATATTAGTAATTGTAATTGAAACTTTTCCTAACTTACATGCATTcttatatatacatcataaaaggCAACTATCTTGAAATATGTCTTCGTTACTACATCctatcaatgattgaaaatctcATGTCATGAGGTTGTTATTGCAAAATACAATTAGCAATATGAGTGATTTAAATATCATAGCTAATACCACAAAAGGGAagcttaaaaatattttacatataAAAATAATGTTTCAAACCtcctattaatatattttaaattgataatatGGGCCAAGTAAAaactaaaatagtaaaaaataataataataagatttggTATAAGTTTACCCATCACACTTGTAGtgcataaataaaaatttaatattttggaCATAAATATGCTAGTTTCTTTCTAATAACATGCTTTATAATCTctttattttacaaaaaaaaatgaagcacaTCTATGGCAAAGAAAGTATATTTACGGATATCACGAGAAAAGGTTAATAAGAATTAAATTGAGTAGAAAATGAAGGAACGGTGAAGAATAAAACTATTTTActattatttcaaaattattattttttatttagaggGATAAGGAAGTAAAAAAAGCTCCTCAAGCTTTTCAAAAAGGTTCTGGATCAAATTTTACTATTTCCTCATGTAGTATTCCATACGTCAAAAAGAAATAAATTGGAGAAACATTATTCTTTACTATTTTTCTCCCCATATTACTTTTTGGTATAcataaataaagagaaaaaaaaaatagttgaatCTATGGTGCCATTGAGCAtcactttcttttttatttttaaaaataaaaaataaaaaaatttatcactattttttaattttaaattataaatatatttggtataattaattttttttaaaaaataaacatattGATGGTAATGGATACGATTGTGTTGGACTATGGAGGTGATGATTGTGTTAATGATAGATACAATGACTGTACAGTAGAGATATTGATGATAGCAGTGGTAGAGTAGTGGAGGTGAGTTGACGATGGTGGTGATGGCAATGATGACAATAATAGTGGCAGAGAtgatgaagatatcatgatgtgGCAAAGATAATAGCTATAATAGCAATATAGTGGAGACAATGAAGAGAATGATAGTGATAACGATGGTAATAATAATGGAAACACATAGTAATATGATGGAGTTAGCGATAATAATAGTGCTGGTGTGACGGTGATAGGACGATAATAGCAGATAGATAGGATGGTGACAATAGTGGTGGAGGCGATGTTAGTAGtgataatagtaaaaaataaattttttatttttaaaatattaaagttaagaattttttactttcaaatatagaaataataaaaataatttttaaaataaatataaaaataataagattaaatatattttttatctttaatttaaattttttaaaataaaaaaataggaaaTAAAAGTGATGCCATTGAGGTCTTAGGGCTAGCAAATATTTTTGTTGAATTTATATTCAAACAATCATTGCGGAACCATTCATATAATTAGTTCTCCTTTTGCTTGAAAAAATTATGTATTATTTTTCACATATTATTCAAAATGATGCGTAGGATTCTGCAATTTACGGATCCGCATCCAATTACCTTTTTGTCATTCGCACGTGGTAATCGGCCACCACCCACCGGTCCATCTGTCCACATTCCAAACAACGCATCCAAATGCAATGTGTTGATTGGTCACCTGATCGGTGTGCCGTATTCTATCATTCACACGAAATCCTTCCTTCCAGCTCCCCTTCATAAATGTATGCTCCCTCCGCCGCCTTCTCTCGTCGTCTCTCTGTAAATAAACGACGAATAAAAGGAGAAACCGAAACGTTTTAACGCGGCCGAACTGTTcgcaaataaaaagaaagggccaaaccaaaaaaaaaaaaaaaaaaaaacgtgaaACCTTTCCCCGATCCAGAACCTACTTTTTTTTCTCTCCCCCAATCCCCACTCTTCCTATCCGATCGCGAATTCTTGAGGGCTTGGATCGAGATCGATCGCATTCTTGGATCTCCGGTGATGTTGGCGACAAGGTCGTTGAATCCGATTGGGGGCGCCACTATCGACGCGGCACCCCTCCTCGGCCCCCgccgcggcggcggcggcggcggcggggaCGACCGTGGGCGGCGGCCGAGCCTGCGCGGGGCGGCGCGGTTCCTCCAGCGGGCTAGCAGCCGGCATATGATGCGGGAGCCATCGATGCTGGTGCGGGAGGCGGCGGCCGAGCAGCTGGAGGAGCGGCAGAGCGACTGGGCCTACTCGAGGCCTGTTGTCTTCCTTGACATCCTCTGGAACCTGGCGTTCGTGGCAGCGGCGGCGGCGGTTTTAATCTTGAGCTGGGAGGAGAGGCCGTCGGTGCCCCTGAGGCTGTGGATCGGGGGGTATGCGCTGCAGTGCGTGCTGCATATGGTTTGTGTGTGCATTGAGTACCAGAGGAGGCATCCGCTGCGGGGGACGGAGGGGGTGGAGGATGGCGGCAGTGGGAGCCGAGGGAGCTCGGGGCCGAGCTCTCCGAGGGAGGTGGAGGGAGGTGGTGGTTATGATACCGAGCAGGGGCAGGATGAGGAGGGGACCAGGTAAAAGAGTTAACAATATTTTCAAAAAGTTTTGTTATAGTAATTTCCTTttgtcattaagtttgatacgaCACAGTTCTTTCTTTTAGGTTTTTTGAACAATAACTAGAATAGGACCGATAGGAACCAAAAGGGAAAACTTTTAGGTTGTTGTTATGTTATATTCATGGTCAATTTGTATTGTCCCTCTTGAGGATGGTTAGACAATCTTATATAGCAGTGATTGTGGATAGGAGAATTAGATTGTTTagctcttgctctgatatcaacAAGTCGGAAGTTGTGACTCGCTTAGACGCTTAAAAGTGGATCTAAAGCATAGAAATtagtcatctataaaaaggaacaTCTCTTCTTCTAAGTTTCTTGTATATCTTAAATACTGAGTTTGAAGTGTGGGTTAGGTGAATCCTTGGCAAAAGATTAAGGATCGATTTAGAAAGACATTTCTCCTGATAGTGCAGACACATTTCTATATTTTTGAGTGGTGTATAGCTTTTCTAAGTTTATGAGTAAACCACAAAATAATACCTGATATGTGtacccaaaaaacaaaaaaaaaaaagcttcataAATTCCGTACATCTTATTGAGGCAACATTTCTTGGTCTTGATCAACTAGTGACCATCACATTTAATTCTTATCTTATGTGATAGACAACCCTTTGCACTCAGAGTTAAGGATATTCTTTGGTATGCATTTGTTGGTTACAGTTGCAAAGGTCTGCAACTTATCTGATATTCAACTAATTTTTAATACTATCTTATCAAGAAGACACTTTTggccttactttttttttttcgaggGTGTCCCTTGGCACGATGATATGTTTGTTTTGCTGTGACCTAGGTGTCATGGGTTCGAAATATGGAAATAGACTCTATGCATGTGGGGGTAAGATTGTGAACATTGAATCTCCCCAAGCCCGGTGTGTCGGGAGCCTCGTTGGTCGTTGGtttttacttctttttctttGTATCTAATTACTTATCAAACAAATTATCATTTTCAATGTTACTTATTAAATAATTCATTGTTATCAGTATCCTTCATTTCTTTTCCTCCATTGGAGAATGTCCCCTGCTCACTGCCTATGATGAGATCCAGGAATTTGCATATATGGCATAAGTGCAAATGGATCACACAATATGGGGAGCTGAGGCTGTTCTTAGGCTGATTTGCTAACTTGGGTCCATCCTAACACTTAAAGATCAAAGGGCTACATACCCAAGAATCAAGATAGGCCAGAGGATCTCTTTAGCCATCACTTGCTGATTGGGTAGGTGAAGGCAATTGTTCTACCAAAAAGGGAATCAATTTCAAATATAGAAAGGTGCTTGATTTATCATTCATTGGGCCTAAGTGATAAGGCCCTAGTACCAAAAAGAGGGTTATTAGATGGGAGGACAAATCTGTTTCTTGTGGTGGGAGGTTCTGTGGTAAGaattaagatatatatatatatatatatatatattggctaCTGTCCTGGTTTATATTATAATTACATTTAGGTTGCCGAAAGACTTGATCTCACTAGGACAGGAGCGAGGTGTGCACAGGAAGAAGGGATATCTATTTGCTTGGTTGGCTAGGCTGTTTAGAAATAAAAGATGGGAAATTATGTATTGCAAAGATGCAAGGAAATTATGTGGTGGGCCAATGCCCACTGCTTGGTGCATCTTGATGGAAATATAGGTATGAAATAAGCTCCATACATTACTTGGAAGATTGAAAGATTCATACTGGTTTAGTGAATAGGTCTTCTTTAAGGCACATAGAGACTTTAGCTATTATTATGACAAAAATTAGTCTTGTACATGGATTTCTCTTTTAACATCTTAGCTTTTGTGTTGCCATTATATTGAAGGGATTTTTCCAGGTATAACTGAGTTATCTCTTTGTTGCTACTTCATCTTTTGTCTATTCGGTTGCACAAATGTGAGAGAAGCGCTTGAATTGAGTTGAATGAAAGTGGTTTATTGAAACAAATGATTTCTAAATCTGGGAACTCGGCATCATGGATTCTGGGAAGTGCTTGTGAATGTATAATTGTTGATTGCTGCACATGGTCTACCTTTGCAAATGCAATATGGTTATGCTGAACTTTTTTCAACTATGTTAGAAGTAGTTGGATAAGAATAgaaacattatatttttttactaGAGTCACTACCTAAAAAAGGGAGGTAGATGTATTTGTCTAATCATCTTAGTGCTTTCCTTCGGTATGCAATCTGGACTTTTGTCCAACAGTTAGTTCTAGCCATGGGGAATTTGAATAAAATGTGGTGCACTGAAACCAAACAGATCCTTCAAGAGCTGTAGTCATATTATTCCTTGATAAATGTGTGTCATCCTGTAAATAATTGAGGACTGCTTGTTGCTCCAAAACACTCTTTCTCGTATATCTGAAGGACAAAAACTATAGAATTTGCCCCACCAGAAATTTGGTGAGGTTTCATAAGACCAGAATTTATGAAGTATAAGTGTATGCAAATGAATGAATTCAGGATGCAGTTTTCAGGTTGTATCTTTTCATAGTTGCTTGATTGCATCTTATTTCATTAATCCTTTTACCCCAGCTTTGTCCTGACAGGCAACTTGGTGCCATTGTTTCTCACTCTTTATTTTAAGGTTTTTGTTTTTATGCTTACTTTTTGTTTCATATCTTGACCTTCTTTTGAACTTTGATTTCGTTGATAACTATAAACTGAATGTAAATATCAGttaagaaggtagatagaaataTACCGTCCCTATCTATGTTTGATAAATGGTATGTTTTAATTCTTATTCTATGAACAGTTGCACAGATATAAAAGTGTGAGTTATTGTCATTCCTCACCTTTGAGACAAACGAAGATCCCATTCTAGAAGAGTTTCTTTATCATATCACTGTTTTATGTTGCTAGGTTTTAGTTAAATAGAAGCTTCTTATATTCATCTGTAGTTTAAATGGAAAGACTCCTATCAAGCATGGACATGGATATGAGATATGAATACACCAATACAAATTTTGAAAAAGTAGGATATGATATGGCTAAGATATCACTATTAACATATACTTACTAtttaatatatgtatgtatgaatatatGAAATTACATAAAGTATAGTAGGATATCAAATAACCTAGTCCATACTTTATATGATAGCATCAATTTCCACAGACTCATTATCTAATCATCATTCAAATTTAAGGTTTGCTGGATTTGTACTGGGGTGCATACTGGTTGGTGATCGGTTTGGTATGGTACATGTTTGTATTGTACCATGCCGCGGCATATCAAAGTAGGGAGAGGGAGGTAATAACATTAGGATCAACGGTGTACGGTGAGAGATTTCCCACATTGAGAATGTTCGATAGGGGGTTATCGTTGTCTGCTTCCTTGGGCGGCAACCACTAGTGGTGGTTCGATGACCTTCTAGTTGATTATTGGATGGCATCGGCAATGCCAGAGTGCTAGAAAAGATCTGGGCTAAGAAATCGGCAAGAAAATGGTGTTGAGGATGAAATCGGGGTTGGAGTACATTGGATAGAAGGGGATCTTTTGGAGATTTCAATGTAGGAGGTTGATTTGAGGATCGAATTGTGGGGAGTGAGGGGTTTAGAAGAGGGGAATAAagcgaagagggagaaggagagggaggaagagagagaaagaaaaagtgaGGTAGTGAGGGAGGGAGgaacagagagagggagaggggggctTACCAAGGAGCTGCCGGCATTGGTTGGCAGTGTGAGACAAGCGAGAGCGAGAGTGAATGAAATACTTGTCTCTTAAGCCATTTTGAAGAGTCAAATTGTCTTGGTTAGTGGCTGATCTGGTTCGGTAAGTCTTGAATCATCCGGTTTAGCATGCTTCGGCGGTCCATGTTCAAAtccatagattcaatctatactCCATACTTTAATATCCACACCACAAACTCCAAAACTAGCCATTCGTTGCTAAAAGTTTAACATTtataaagaaaggaaagaaggaaagcCCTCATTGCAAGAGGTATCGGGAAGTATCTTGGGTGTATTTGACAAGTATCTGGAGTATATTTATAGTTTATCAAAAATAGGATTCTTTATATAAGTATCAGACATGTATCCTAGAAGCATTTGTTGAGTAGTGGTATTCCATATAGATTTAGCAAGTTATTTGAAGTATCTATGCTTCTTAGGGAGACATCTATTCCTAGACAACATTAACAATACTTTTTATATTCCAATGGTCGCTACAATAAAAGTTGGCACTCTTGAATATCCATATTTTTGTTTGGTCAAATTCCTTCCTTCAAGATTGCAACATGAAACTTGATCATCAAACTTTATTAAGGACCTTGACCAATAAACATTCTCCTAGGATCTTATTTTGTAAAGGGCTCGTACGTGTTAGTGCAAATCCTATTTGCTAGATGattgtttttaaaataaatatgtatcCATGTGATGGGGTTAGTAAGCTGTCCCTCCGTGAAAGTTAATTTTCATACCATGCATAATGCATAGAAAAGAATGGTTTTGGTTTTAATGATGGggcaaaaaatattatacataggaTAAGGGAGAAAGTGGGGCTTGGTTATCACTTGaccatgaaaaagaaaatttcttGAACCCATTATGAAACATCAAACCAACTCCATTAACATCTTTTTGAAATTTAGCATTTCGATGTAGCTTCATGCCTACATGTTGTCCAATGATTGAACTCTAAATGACGCCAAAATTCATAGCATTGATTTGGAATGATGTCAGACAAAACGAGTTATGCTTTAGACAAAAATTTGGAAAATACATATTGCCACAAAAGGGTAATTTCTTCATAAAACCATTTCTATTATGATTCGTTGAACATTGCACATATTCTCCAAATTTTGGGAAATTATACTCTAATTATTTTTTCCAAACACATCTGACATGTACATACAGATATAGGGTACTAATTTAAGAAACATCCATATCTTTGACCAAAATTAAGAGTAAACAACAAAAATAACTGTGCCCTAGTACTGTCATAACATCTTTGGGCCtagtaaaagaataaaaaatgagCTCCTAGGTAAGGTTAACACCTCCAATAGTAAGCTACCCAAAAGTTGAATACAATGAGGCTAAAGTCGGTCATGAGAATGTGATTTGCTAAATTTTAGAAGGCCCATCACTCATCTACAACAAGATTTTCAAACCAAACAAGTATAGAACTTATACCTAAAAGTCAAATACAATGAGGCTAAAGTCAGTCATGGGAAGGtgacttgctaaattttagaagGCCTGTTACTCATCTAAAACAAGATTTTCAAACCAAACAAGCATAGAACTTATTTTAAATGTCATTAAAGTATAGTAAGTAAAAGGATTTGGCTCTTCTATGTTGAAGAGGGTATGTGATACTCATGGTTTGCCGAACCAATATCAGGGCCTATACCAGCTTGTGATCAGTTTGGTACGGTATGGGTCAACATCGTGCTGTTTTGAGGTATATTGAAACGGGGAGAGttggagagggagggggagagggagaagtagAGAGAGGAAGTGAGGGagagggaaggagggagggagggagagaggtcaAGGAGCTTCAAGCCATTGTGGGGGAGCTTTAAGAGCTCTAGATCTGGCAACAAGGActaagagagagggggggagatagagaaagagaagagagagagactcacCTAGTCATGGACCTACTCATTGTCATTGTATGGCATCATTGTCGACTCGACGAGGATGGAGGCCTTTGGGATTAGGGTTTCGAAACCAGGCGAGGGGAGCTTTGAATGAAAAGCTTCAAATGAGAGATGGCTTCATCCTTCATCTCCTGAACTGACTGGCTGAACCATGTCGGTAACCAATTGGTCTGGTTCAGTATATTCTAAACCGCCCAGTTCGGTATAAGTTAGTTAACCTTAGTGACGCTCAATGTCTAGATAGCAGGGTTAATAATAAAAGTTTGGATGTTTGGAAAAGCCTACTTTTTGCAAAGGCTAGATAGGATGTTGTATCCACGTTTTTAGTCAAAAGAATTAGCACAAAGATATTAGTAATATTAGAGCAAAGAGTTAAATACAATTGGACATTGTATACATGTATGTGTAGTCCAtagttttttttccctttttttaccATTATTTTGTACTAATCTAAAATTGTTTCTGGTGCACCAGTAACATTTTTTTCTTACCAAACATTTAATCAATATTATCATCATTTAATCTATGTTGATTAATTTTCTGTTTTTCGTTAGGTACTAAAAAGGGGTACATTTTCATAACTGTTGGCATCTAATACTTTGTTATGTTATTATGTACATATTTTGTTATAAATTTGATTTCAAGTGTGTTTTGATTGCTATTTATGGATATATAATTAAAGTGCTATATGAAATAATTCTGGAGAATTTTTAATATAGAGGTCTGAAAATTTAAATTAACAATTTTTAATTGTCTAGGAATTTTTCTTTACTAGAAAATTAACATCATTAGTGGATTGGCATCAAAACCCACTGGACAATTTTGGGATCATCAGAATCATATTTTAAGGTAACCTAGGTGCCTTTGTAAAGAGCTTTATTGAGGTCAAATTTTCTGATTGGAATTTAATTTCTTGGATAAGATGTAATATTCTTTCATGCAGGTTCCATGTCCTTTTTCCATCATTCCATCTCTCCTATCTCTTCTGCTGGTGTGCCCTTCATAATTCTTCTGTTTCCTCTACTGTTATATTATACCCATCCTTTTCTTCCAGAAAGTACGGCTACTGCAAAATATCGGCAGCTGCACCAAAACAACAATGTTTATGATGTGCTAGAATCCAACAATGACCTACTATTCATCCCTTCTTTCCTTTCAGTCTTTATTTTCTTGAAATTCTGAGATTGACACTCGAAGCTCCTGTTTCACGCCATGTTTCAGAGgtatactttcttttttttttctagtcaTTTCAATGCTCCCCTAGATCACCCGTAGCTCCAAAACACATACTCTTTTACGTACAACCATGATTTCTTTTCTGTTGGGATACTCAGCCAATAGCTTTCTTTTTAACTTTATGATCAAGTCGGTTTGCTTTAATGCTGACACTTCCTCTGGATTCCCATGAACAAATATTCCGCAGTCCAATGGAACCTATGAAATAACATATGGAGTTGTATGTTGAGTATAAGATAATAATTTGTGCTGTGAAGTTATATAAAACAAATCCTCTTTGCTAGGATCTTCCTGAaggatcttttaaaaaaattcttctgTAAAACTACTTATTTGCAGCTACTTGTGAGTTGTGAAACTGTATTAGGCTTATATCTCAGTGGTGCGATTTGCCTAGCACATCCCAATGCACAAGGCTCCCACCACTATAGGGTTTCGGGAGGATTAGATGTAAGCAGCCTTAATCTCGCATGTAGAGAAGCTGTTTCCATGCTTCAAATCCATGATACTTGGATCATAGTGGAGGCAATTTGCcaagagaatttttttaaaattttttatttaaaggtTGGCAGTCTTTTATTTGAATGGAAATGCTGAACTGCATTTACAAATTAAATTTGGTGAACCTATAAATTAAGTTGGACAAAGAGCTGTCTTTTCTGATGAAACTTATATAGTTTGTGGTATAGAAATCTTCAcctggattcaaattttcattttttgTATGCTTCCCCTTCAATAAAGCAGACTGGAATCTCTTTTTCTGTTTCGTTTCTTCTTTAGGCCAACTGTTGATATTGTTTGTATTGTTGCTTGTTCTGATTTCATTTTCCATCACCTCTTTGGCAGTATTGCAAAACATCTGGAGTTTGCAAACACCATGTTTTCGTTCATTTGGTGGATTGTTGGATTCTATTGGGTATCTGCTGGAGGCCAAGCCTTGACACATGATGCGCCACAACTTTACTGGTCATGCTCAAATCATATAGATCCACATATTTCTTTTAACCTTGTTTCGACATGCTTATTAttaccatcatcatcatcatttttttcatTACTAATTGTTCCCTGGTTGATTTATGTTTGCAGGCTTTGCATTGTTTTTCTGGCATTTGATGTGTTCTTTGTTGTTTTCTGTGTTGCTCTCGCATGTGTCATTGGTATTGCTGTTTGCTGCTGCCTACCATGTATCATCGCAATTTTATATGCTGTTGCAGATCAGGTATCAAACACAAGGACATGCTTCTTTTCCTGTAAAGTATTGATCGTGATTCATATTCTAGATTAAAATTCACTTTAATTTGATACTTGTTTCAAGACTCTACCAATTCTGTGTTGGAGGATGACAATCACAAATAAATTTGACAAGATAGAACAGATCAATTCTAATTattttatgacaaaaaaaaaaataccactgATGACAAAAGCTTATCTTGGTAGAATGGAACATTGTTGTGATTCAATGACATAAACATCTGCACCTGAAGACAGTACTATGAAATTTTAGAGTGCAAAATGGAATTCTGTTGATGTCCAATAACACCAGGTCAACATCATATACGATTCAGCTTTGATGGGCAAGGATGTTAAGAATTTTTTGGTTACATGACCCTGGCTAAAGCACGAGGCATGTGTTACACTAAATCTTGTCTATTTTACTCATGATAGACGGCCCTCCTGAGGCCTTTAACTTGCAAGTGTGCCCAGAAAGCAGCTGTGAGGAGCACATTTGATTCTGACATTATTTATCTTGTTACCCTGAGTAGTAAAAACAGAAGGTGGAAGTAGATCATATATATAGAGTGTTTTACATGGT encodes:
- the LOC105059317 gene encoding E3 ubiquitin-protein ligase At1g12760 isoform X1, coding for MLATRSLNPIGGATIDAAPLLGPRRGGGGGGGDDRGRRPSLRGAARFLQRASSRHMMREPSMLVREAAAEQLEERQSDWAYSRPVVFLDILWNLAFVAAAAAVLILSWEERPSVPLRLWIGGYALQCVLHMVCVCIEYQRRHPLRGTEGVEDGGSGSRGSSGPSSPREVEGGGGYDTEQGQDEEGTSIAKHLEFANTMFSFIWWIVGFYWVSAGGQALTHDAPQLYWLCIVFLAFDVFFVVFCVALACVIGIAVCCCLPCIIAILYAVADQQEGASDEDICQLPKYKFRRIGDPEKLAGDISRPSGGIMTESGSDQPIEHVLSAEDAECCICLSSYDDGVELRELPCSHHFHCSCIDKWLRISATCPLCKFNITKRSNHGTEV
- the LOC105059317 gene encoding E3 ubiquitin-protein ligase At1g12760 isoform X2, encoding MLATRSLNPIGGATIDAAPLLGPRRGGGGGGGDDRGRRPSLRGAARFLQRASSRHMMREPSMLVREAAAEQLEERQSDWAYSRPVVFLDILWNLAFVAAAAAVLILSWEERPSVPLRLWIGGYALQCVLHMVCVCIEYQRRHPLRGTEGVEDGGSGSRGSSGPSSPREVEGGGGYDTEQGQDEEGTSIAKHLEFANTMFSFIWWIVGFYWVSAGGQALTHDAPQLYWLCIVFLAFDVFFVVFCVALACVIGIAVCCCLPCIIAILYAVADQEGASDEDICQLPKYKFRRIGDPEKLAGDISRPSGGIMTESGSDQPIEHVLSAEDAECCICLSSYDDGVELRELPCSHHFHCSCIDKWLRISATCPLCKFNITKRSNHGTEV